A region of the Salvelinus alpinus chromosome 24, SLU_Salpinus.1, whole genome shotgun sequence genome:
agtgggactcagtgatatgttgtgttgtgttggatttgttttttacagtattactttagtgccttaatgcaaacaggatgcatgttttggaataattttattctgtacagtcttccttcttttcactctgtcatttaggttagtattgcgaagtatttacaatgttgttgatccatcctcagttatctcctatcacagccagtaACTGTTTTAaggtcaccatttgcctcatggtgaaatccctgggcggtttccttcctctccggcaactgagttaggaaggacgcctgtatctttgtggtgactgggtgtattgatacaccatccaaagtgtaattaatcatttcaccatgcttaaaggaatattcaatgtcttcttttttatttttatccatctaccaataggtgcccttctttgcgagacataggaaaacgtccctggtctttgtttgaatctgtgtttgaaatgaacTGCTTGATTGAGGGACCttgcagataattgtatatgtggggtacagagatgcggTAGtcttttaaaaatcatgttatacactactattgagtgagtccatgcaacatattatgtgacttgtaaagcacatttttattcctatttaggcttgccataataaagagggtgagtacttattgactcaagacatttgagcttttcattttgtattaatttataaacatttctaaaaagatAATTcgactttggcattatggggtattgtgtgtgggccAGGGACACATTCTAAATTGAATCTATTTGAAATACTGACTGCGATGACAGCATTACTTTGATCAGTTACTGTACAAAAGGTCCAATGGAGCCTACTTGAACATCTGAGCCGAGAACCCAGCAAATAGTCAGTGTCAATTTCCACTTCTAGTGAATCTTAATTCATCTCAAAATGGATACATCCCTGGTACGTACAGTACAAACTTAATAACAAACACGTGAATCAGATTTGTACGGAGCCCCTAAAGTGATGTTATGACTTTTGAAGTGGTCATGAGGTGAACTTTGTCTTAAACAAATGGGTGACCATTTGCCTTGTGCCTCTGTTTGTTGTGTAGGTACTGGCATGGTGACAACCTGCCCTTTGATGGTCCTGGAGGCATTCTGGCTCATGCCTTTTTTCCCAGAACTCACCGGGCAGGCGACATCCACTTTGACTATGACGAGAGTTGGACTGTGGGCAACAGCATGGGTGAGTGAATAGCATAAATAAGCAATTTATGATTCTATAGGTACAGATTTAGGATCTtattttgatcaccctgttgcaggatacaTTTCCTGGAcatttaaaacttgtagtgtatttgaggtttaaaaaggcttctgaagtttgtcatttccacttagaAATATTTGACTTGATTTTACATTATgacaacccctacaaaaatgtccattaattataatccaaataataattaacatttattgttgctgcaggattatcttCTTTCTGTTGCAAAATTTATCAAATtaggatcctacatctgtagtagtTTATAAGGGAAGAtactgaataaacactgccaaagATACTGCAAAGTTACTGCCTAAATCTTGCTCAGGAAAGTTTGTTTAAAGCCCTCTGTCTCACAGTCACTGTCCTATGTCCCATGGTGGTCCCTCAGGCACGGACCTCTTGCAGGTGGCGGCCCATGAGTTTGGCCACGTTCTCGGCCTCCAGCACTCCCTGGTCGACCGAGCCGTCATGTCTCCCTTCTACAGCTTCTCATACCCGTTGGAGCTGAGTGACGATGACAAGCAGGGCATCCAATACCTGTACGGCCCACCGCGGAAAGCCACGCCTGTCATCACAGAGACCAATGAGATCGAAACCACTGTGGTGAGGACAAAACATGAATAGAAGTTCAACTTATTAGTGATCACATCCATTGTTGGGAgcatacacagtgccttcagaaagtattcacaccccttgacttttaccacattttgttgtgttacaaagtgggattaaattgtcaatgatctacacaacatactctgtaatgtcaaagtggaagtaaCATTTTAACAAaatgaaagtcaaggggtgtgaatactttctcaagatACTGTAGGTAGACACTGAAACATTATCTGGCTCATTCGCAATGCTTGTTTCAGTGGCCCAATTCATTCTCTTGACAAAAGTTAAGATTCAAGAaagtgtcttgccttccaataGGCTGAGTTGAGCTTCTGCCATTTTGCTTTTGCATGACAACATGTGCTCACTGTGGGTCTCTCTCGCCATGACTTGGCCACAGCCGGACCCCTGCAGGACTAACTTTGATGCAGTGTCCATGATCAGAGGTGAGCTGTTCTTCTTCAAGTCCTGCTATGTGTGGCGTATCCGCGACGGCCGACTGCAGGCGGGGTACCCGGCGCTAGCAACGCGCCACTGGAGGGGGATCCCCAATAACATCGATGCGGCCTACGAAGACAAGACTGGAAACAGCTGGTTCTTCCAAGGTGGGTTCCACCATAAAAACAGAATAACTGCCATACTCTGGGGGCCTTTACCCATTCGAGTAAGTCTATGTCTGTGGACTCCACTGCTCTGTTGGTAGCAGTTGCTTTTAAGCGCTGATATTTGGAAGGCATTGTAAGGAGTACAGAAGTAGCTCGTCCAAGGGCAATAAGTTCCAAGTTGTCCTGATGGTGGCGCTGAACTGCCATAGGATTTGAAACAAGGCTGCTTGCagctatatattttttgttgttgaaaggaGATAGTATTTTATGACAGGACCGCTTGTAGCAAATATGCTAGGGGTAAAGAAAGGAAGGGCACAGACAGGAGAGGCCCAAGGTGAGAATTGCCCCTTTGCCAGTTGGTATGTATGGTCCAGAGTCGGAGTTTAGACTGCTATACCAGACTCTGACACATTGGTAGCGTTCTGAGTAGGACCGAAAGTGTGCATTTTGAGAGCCATTTTTATGAAAGTTAAGTTAGGTCAAACTTCTAAAATGAAAGTATTGGACAGCAGATCACGAGGGGGGAAATATGCAGAAGGGCTCAGCCAGTGTTTGGGTGGGTAAATTAGGTCCACAGCTCCTACAAACAGCAGCAGTAGGGAGAAAGATACAGGGTCAGATATTATTCCATCCCACAAAACGTTTACATTACAATTGGGAGTAGAATAATCTGTTCCTAGATCTGTTTCTTAAAAGACATGGGTAATGTTTGGTGTGTTCTCATTTGTGTCCCCTGTGTGTGACATCATTAACAGGTGACAGTTACTGGGTGTTTGACGCAGAGAGGAAGATCACAGGGCCGGACTCGTTGAGTCGGCTGGGCCTCCACGTGTCGGACATCCAGGCAGCCCTCATGTGGGGCGAGGACAAGGCCCAGAAGACTTACCTCTTCAAGTCGGGCACCTACTGGCGCTTCAGCCCCCTGGAGAACCGGGTGGATACAGCCCACCCACGCAGCATGCAGGATTGGGGGGGCATCCCCATGGACATCGACGCTGCCTTCCAGGACCAATATGGTGAGTCGTACTTCCATTACTGTAAGAAGAAAAGATAAGTTAATAatgtattttcagcaaacttaacatgtgtacatttttgtatgaacataacaagattcaacaactaagacataaactgaacgagatccacagacatgtgactaacagacgtggaataatgtatccctgaacaaagggggggtcaaaatcaaaagtaacagtcagtatctggtgtggccaccagctgcattaagtactgcagtacatctcctcctcatggactgcaccagatttgccagttcttgctgtgagatgttaccccactcttccaccaaggcacctgcacattcccggacatttctggggggaatggccctagccctcaccctccgatccaacaggtcccagacgtgctcaatgggattgagatccgggctcttcgctggccatggcagaacactgacattcctgtcttgca
Encoded here:
- the LOC139551989 gene encoding stromelysin-3-like, which encodes MMLLPWVYCSVLAYHLLLCIHSMPVLEGRASNRYKAVAGWPQKTHNYGLKKRGRFGHTQDILKERLRPSGGVYPETVLPGNGTELVWNRPRCGVPDYPTQKQGGVSDYHMRKGETFGGKQRQKRFVLFGGRWDKTDLIYKIMRYPWQLSKEKVRRILQEALLVWSDVTPLKFTEVSSGRADIIIDFTRYWHGDNLPFDGPGGILAHAFFPRTHRAGDIHFDYDESWTVGNSMGTDLLQVAAHEFGHVLGLQHSLVDRAVMSPFYSFSYPLELSDDDKQGIQYLYGPPRKATPVITETNEIETTVPDPCRTNFDAVSMIRGELFFFKSCYVWRIRDGRLQAGYPALATRHWRGIPNNIDAAYEDKTGNSWFFQGDSYWVFDAERKITGPDSLSRLGLHVSDIQAALMWGEDKAQKTYLFKSGTYWRFSPLENRVDTAHPRSMQDWGGIPMDIDAAFQDQYGYAHFLSGMQYWKFDPVEVTVLEGYPRYIGMDFFGCPLPIINKAQEESISPEEVNGISRPN